The following nucleotide sequence is from Pseudarthrobacter psychrotolerans.
ACTGGACGCGGTCATCACCTCGGGCCGGGCCGTGTCCGAGACCGCCGTGGCATTCGGGATCTCGTGGTGGTTGGTCCAGCAGGTCATCGGCGACGCCGCTCTCCGCCTGCCTGATGTGGACTTCCTCGCACCCAGGATGCTGGGCATCGATGTGCGCCCGTCAAGTTTTTGAGACAGTTTGATTGATTTTCTTCTTACGCTGCTATCTGGTGGATCTTGTTTTGGTATTCGGCCAGGGCGCGTGCCGGGGGCAGGCCCAGGTTGTTTGCATGGGGCCGGCGCCGGTTGTACCAGGATTCGATGTATTCCATCACAGCGGTCCTGGCTGCCATGTGATTGGGGAAATCGTGGTGGTGGTACATCTCGGTCTTCAGGTGCGAGAAGAACGACTCGGCCACCGCGTTGTCCCAGCACACACCGACCACGCCCATGGACTGGGTAACGCTGTTCGCCGCGCACCAGCCCTGGAACCCGGCAGAGGTGTACTGCGAGCCACGGTCGCTGTGAAAGACCGCCCCGCCGGAGTGAAGCCGGCCATGGTCACGTGCCATGGTCAGCGCGTCAATGATCAACGACGTACGCATATGGGAGGCCATCGACCAGCCCACAACCATCCGGGTCGCCAGATCGATCACGGTGGCCAGGTACAGCCATCCGGAACCCGTTTGCAGGTAGGTAATGTCCCCGACCATCCGGGTTCCCGGCACGGTGGCGGTGAAATCACGGTTGCCCTCACCGTCCTGCATATGGTTGCGGATATGCCCGGTCCTGGCCGCCGGGTCAACGACCGTGGTCTTCTTCCACGCACGCATCCGCACCGCCCGCAGCCCCTGCTTCTTCATGATGGAACCCACCGTGCCCGGCGCCACCGCGACGCCCTCATGGCCCAGGATCGTGGTGATCTGGTCCCGCCCGGCCATGCCCTTCTCGCGCCCAAACACGCGCTCCACCTCCACGGTCAGCTTGTTGTGGCGGACCTGTGTCGGGGTCGGGCCCTTCGGCAACGTCCATCGGTAATACGAGGACCTGGGGACCTTCAACTGCTGGCACATCCAGTCGATCTTGTAGTAGGCCTTCTCCTGCCAGATAAACGCGTAGTAGTCGTCTATCGTTGCTTCGCGGCGAAGAAGGCGCTGACTTTTCCCAGGAACTCGATTTCCCGTTTCAGCTCGGCGTTCTCGGCCTGCAGCGCCTTGTACTTCGCCCACTCCACAGGGCCCGGCTCATCGGCGCCCACGTCGGGATGCTCTTCCTTCCAGACCCGCACCCAATTCCCCAATGTCCCTTCATTGACCCCAATATCGGCCGCGACCTGAATAACAGGACGACCCGAGGAAATCACCAACTCAATGGCCTCAGCCTTGAACTCCGAGCTGTATTTACGACGACTAGACATGA
It contains:
- a CDS encoding IS3 family transposase (programmed frameshift); this encodes MSSRRKYSSEFKAEAIELVISSGRPVIQVAADIGVNEGTLGNWVRVWKEEHPDVGADEPGPVEWAKYKALQAENAELKREIEFLGKSQRLLRREATIDDYYAFIWQEKAYYKIDWMCQQLKVPRSSYYRWTLPKGPTPTQVRHNKLTVEVERVFGREKGMAGRDQITTILGHEGVAVAPGTVGSIMKKQGLRAVRMRAWKKTTVVDPAARTGHIRNHMQDGEGNRDFTATVPGTRMVGDITYLQTGSGWLYLATVIDLATRMVVGWSMASHMRTSLIIDALTMARDHGRLHSGGAVFHSDRGSQYTSAGFQGWCAANSVTQSMGVVGVCWDNAVAESFFSHLKTEMYHHHDFPNHMAARTAVMEYIESWYNRRRPHANNLGLPPARALAEYQNKIHQIAA